The following coding sequences are from one Carcharodon carcharias isolate sCarCar2 chromosome 11, sCarCar2.pri, whole genome shotgun sequence window:
- the LOC121284410 gene encoding RNA-binding protein 25-like: KSEREKERERERERERKRERERESEREREREREREREERERERESEREKERARERKRAREREREKESERKRAREREREKESERKSERKRARERERERERESESERARERERESERARERESERARERERESKRARAREREQESERTRARERERENESERTRARERERENESERKRAREREREKESERKRAREKERERKSERERAREKERERERARERARERARERA, from the exons aagagcgagagagagaaagagagagagagagaaagagagagagagagaaagagagagagagaaagagagagcgagagagagagagaaagagagagagagagagaaagaga agagcgagagagggaaagagagagcgagagagagaaagagagagcgagagagagaaagagagcgagagaaagagagcgagagaaagagagcgagagaaagagagcgagagaaagagagcgagagaaagagagcgagagaaagagcgagagaaagagagcgagagaaagagagcgagagcgagagcgagagagcgagagcgagagagcgagagagcgagagcgagagagcgagagagcgagagagcgagagagcgagagagcgagagagcgagagcgagagagcaagagagcgagagcaagagagcgagagcaagagagcgagagaacgagagcgagagaacgagagcgagagaacgagagcgagagaacgagagcgagagaacgagagcgagagaacgagagcgagagaaagagagcgagagaaagagagcgagagaaagagagcgagagaaagagagcgagagagaaagagcgagagagaaagagcgagagagaaagagcgagagagaaagagcgagagagagaaagagcgagagagagagcgagggagagagcgagggagagagcg